Genomic window (Prevotella melaninogenica ATCC 25845):
GTGAAGCTGCATATTTCCTCCGCAAGGGTTGGACTGATAGTCCTATTACCATCTGCAAAATGGCTGACAATATACTCCACCCACTCAGCTGATGGTATCTTGTCGAGCACTATCAAGTCACCAAATTGATAGAAAGGCATACTGCGGTGTAGAAAAATGCTACTCATCAAGTGATGCTTACTACCGAAAAGACAGTAAGATACGTGCTTCTGATGTTGCCATACACTCCTTAATCGTGCCTGTACATGCTTACTATCAGTCATCTCACCTATCTGTTGGAACTCATCAATACAGACAACAATCTGCTTTTCTTTCTTTATGGCAATCTTTTCAGCCATCTCAAGCACTTCTTCTGGTGTATGTGTCGTCGGAGTTATACCCAAAGAAATAGCAAAATCACTGTTCGGTTCTGGACTGAATGATATCTTTGGCGTAAGTCTATACAAGAATTCCTTTGCCTCCTCGAGCCACATACTCTGCTTTGATGCCGTCTGCTTCAGTACTTCTGACGCCAAACGGTTGTAAAAGTCATACTCGCTCTTACATCCAAAGATGTCTAAATAAATCGTTATAATATCTTCTGACTTCAGCTTTTCACACACACGCATCACCAAGGAAGTCTTTCCCAGTCGACGAGGAGACATCAGAATGGTATTGATACCACCTCTGAAATTATTCATCAATCGCTTTGTTTCCACTTCTCTTCCTATGAAGTTATAATCGGAAACAGCTACTCCATAAACAAATTTCTTGCACATAACGATTACATTTTAGCTTGTCTTACAACTGCAAATATAGTAATAAAATAGCAATCACACAAGTTTGTGTCACACAAACTTGTGTGACACAAACTTGTGTTACATTTAAAACGTTTACTAATAAGTATTTACAAAACACAAGGAAAGGAAAAAGCGATATCAAAAACACATTGATATCGCTTCTTTTTTATGCTCCTTTTACGTAGAATAAACATATGGGGAACCAACATTCTACGGATGTTCATCGTACAGAAAGACCATAACTATAAATTCTTTTCATGAACAAAAAGAATTATTTTCAAGACAAGAAATATTTTTCTTCATGATAAGAAATA
Coding sequences:
- a CDS encoding AAA family ATPase — protein: MCKKFVYGVAVSDYNFIGREVETKRLMNNFRGGINTILMSPRRLGKTSLVMRVCEKLKSEDIITIYLDIFGCKSEYDFYNRLASEVLKQTASKQSMWLEEAKEFLYRLTPKISFSPEPNSDFAISLGITPTTHTPEEVLEMAEKIAIKKEKQIVVCIDEFQQIGEMTDSKHVQARLRSVWQHQKHVSYCLFGSKHHLMSSIFLHRSMPFYQFGDLIVLDKIPSAEWVEYIVSHFADGNRTISPTLAEEICSFTDNYSAYVQQLSWLVYTQKEEGETVDETDIKQATDDLLATNEVLFMQMVEPLSEYQLNFLRALCSGVTKDFGLAKIREKYQLGSYSNINRLQKALFERDLIEKRGTELSITDPVFAKWFQRKMMF